A genomic window from Sulfurospirillum diekertiae includes:
- a CDS encoding Fic family protein, producing MKRWIWQYNNYPHFTYNFERLEQLLQKISMEQGYLLALTQTMSKDTILQRQCDALLNETLSTAAIEGEILNRDSVKASIAKKFGLKEIDDKKIIDSTDNLVAILIDANTNYDKDLTLERLFGWHNALFPKGYSGLRKINTATFRGEETMLIVGGAIGREVVYYEAPPRQALDKEMQRFLEWFNTEKPSLIKASIAHLWFVIIHPFDDGNGRITRAITDLVLSNIENSKISRLYSMSSAINENKKAYYSALEYTTGYIKKVDNHLDITFWCEWFLNTLYQALLDAKGRLNHIVFKTKFWDKHRDQPLNARQIKVLNFILDIGIENFKGNLSKKKYMSITDTASTTASRDIVDLLEFGCIEQIEGTAGRNVGYRIVL from the coding sequence ATGAAACGATGGATTTGGCAATACAATAATTATCCACATTTTACTTACAATTTTGAGAGGCTAGAACAGTTACTTCAAAAGATCTCTATGGAGCAAGGCTATCTTCTTGCTCTTACGCAAACAATGAGTAAAGATACCATTCTTCAAAGACAATGTGATGCTTTGCTAAATGAAACACTAAGTACTGCTGCCATCGAAGGAGAAATACTTAATCGTGATAGTGTCAAAGCTTCTATTGCTAAGAAATTTGGATTGAAAGAGATCGATGATAAGAAGATTATTGATTCAACAGATAATCTCGTTGCAATTCTGATTGATGCCAATACGAACTATGATAAAGATTTAACATTGGAGAGACTCTTTGGCTGGCATAATGCACTGTTTCCTAAAGGATATAGTGGATTACGTAAGATTAATACAGCGACCTTTAGGGGTGAAGAGACCATGCTAATTGTAGGTGGTGCAATTGGACGAGAAGTTGTCTATTATGAAGCACCACCACGGCAAGCTTTAGACAAAGAGATGCAACGCTTTTTAGAATGGTTTAATACTGAAAAACCAAGCCTTATCAAAGCCAGTATTGCTCATCTATGGTTTGTTATTATTCATCCCTTTGATGATGGTAATGGAAGAATCACAAGGGCTATTACTGATTTAGTGTTATCCAATATTGAAAACTCTAAAATCTCAAGACTCTACTCTATGTCAAGTGCCATTAATGAGAATAAAAAAGCTTACTATTCTGCACTTGAATACACAACTGGGTATATTAAAAAGGTGGATAATCATCTTGATATTACTTTTTGGTGTGAATGGTTTTTAAATACGCTTTATCAAGCACTCCTTGATGCAAAAGGCAGGCTTAATCATATTGTTTTTAAAACGAAATTTTGGGATAAACATAGAGATCAACCACTTAATGCTAGACAGATCAAAGTGTTAAACTTTATTTTAGATATAGGCATAGAGAATTTCAAAGGGAATTTGAGTAAGAAGAAATACATGAGTATTACCGATACTGCTTCAACAACAGCATCACGAGATATTGTAGATTTATTGGAGTTTGGGTGTATCGAGCAGATTGAAGGAACTGCTGGGAGAAATGTAGGTTATAGAATCGTTTTGTAA
- a CDS encoding ATP-binding protein, with product MLEELFIKSREFIALNNQVYKRYFLTTQPLEHRLSIIVGARGIGKTTTIAQYMSLYYKEHEALYVNLDDIQNTAQFSMTEIAEEFVLNGGKLLCFDEIHKYNSWSAELKNIYDRFGELKIIATGSSALQINQGSHDLSRRAIVYTMVGMSFREFLELHYGFEFSPYRLQDVLEKHVELATEIKKQIEQKEHKIIPLFKNYLKYGYYPYYLSMPNTTLFLQTLQQNINVSIESDLLYVYPKLNGTSIKKIKTLLSIIIKSVPFEPNMSDMKKAADITDDRTLKEYLSKLDDAGLIKLLMRNALAMKSIDKPEKIYLANPNLMYTKEPDIGNLRETFFVNQVDNYYKIKRSLSDDGIFAGKSGDFYCEEKYTFEVGGKKKGFSQIKDTPDSYVVSDDLEIGIGYKIPLWLFGFLY from the coding sequence ATGTTAGAAGAACTATTTATTAAAAGTCGTGAATTTATAGCACTCAATAACCAAGTATATAAGCGTTATTTTTTAACAACACAGCCATTAGAACATAGGCTTTCTATTATTGTTGGAGCAAGAGGTATTGGTAAAACAACGACCATAGCACAATATATGAGCTTGTATTATAAAGAGCATGAAGCTTTGTATGTTAACCTCGATGATATTCAAAACACCGCCCAATTTAGCATGACAGAGATTGCAGAAGAGTTTGTTTTAAATGGTGGAAAGCTACTATGCTTTGATGAGATTCACAAATATAACTCTTGGTCAGCAGAGCTTAAAAATATTTATGACCGTTTTGGTGAACTTAAAATTATTGCTACAGGAAGTTCGGCTTTACAAATCAATCAAGGTAGCCATGATCTCAGCAGACGAGCTATCGTCTATACAATGGTGGGAATGAGCTTTCGAGAATTTTTAGAATTGCACTATGGTTTTGAATTTAGCCCATATAGGTTACAAGATGTTTTAGAAAAGCATGTAGAGTTAGCAACAGAGATTAAAAAACAGATTGAACAAAAAGAGCATAAGATTATCCCTTTGTTTAAAAATTATCTCAAATACGGTTATTATCCTTACTATTTATCAATGCCCAATACAACGCTTTTCTTACAAACACTTCAACAGAATATCAATGTCTCCATTGAGAGTGACCTACTCTATGTCTATCCAAAACTCAATGGCACTAGTATTAAAAAAATCAAAACCTTACTTTCTATTATTATCAAAAGCGTACCGTTTGAACCCAATATGAGTGATATGAAAAAAGCAGCAGATATCACCGATGATAGAACATTAAAAGAGTATCTTTCAAAACTAGATGACGCAGGGCTTATTAAGCTTTTGATGCGAAACGCTTTAGCCATGAAGTCTATTGATAAACCAGAAAAGATTTATCTAGCCAATCCAAATTTAATGTACACGAAAGAGCCAGATATTGGGAATTTGAGAGAAACTTTCTTTGTAAATCAAGTAGACAATTATTATAAAATCAAACGAAGCCTTAGTGATGATGGTATCTTTGCTGGTAAAAGTGGAGATTTTTACTGTGAGGAGAAATATACATTTGAAGTGGGTGGTAAAAAGAAGGGTTTTAGTCAAATTAAAGACACCCCTGATTCTTATGTTGTGAGTGATGATTTAGAAATAGGCATTGGGTACAAAATCCCATTATGGCTCTTTGGATTTTTATATTAG
- a CDS encoding MdtA/MuxA family multidrug efflux RND transporter periplasmic adaptor subunit, producing the protein MSFSTPSETIKNQKSSLKKWALVLIIGTLIGIASYFTVFKSQPSTSNDPRKAFATRAMSVSTAPVQQGAIKIFFQGLGTVIPLSNVVVKSRVDGQLMDILFTEGQMVKQGDVLAKIDARSFEVQLKQAQGQLLKDQALLENALIDLKRYEVLLQQDSISKQVLDTQTALVHQYQGTIKVDEASIDSAKLQLDYSTITAPTSGRIGLRLVDKGNMIHASDTTGLAVIAQINPISATFTLPEDKVPAITQALHDTKTLEVEAYDRSDSILIAKGHLASMDNQIDTATGTLKFKAEFDNTENKLFPNQFVNIHLLVTTKQNALYVPSAAIQHGSQGNFVYRVKEDQTVSVQQVKISSTQNGNSIIEEGLNLSDIVVVDGVDKLREGSKVDMNATKETPSKASRTKNDTQK; encoded by the coding sequence ATGTCATTTTCCACTCCTTCAGAAACCATCAAAAATCAAAAATCATCTCTCAAAAAATGGGCTCTCGTCCTCATCATAGGCACTCTTATTGGCATAGCAAGTTATTTTACTGTTTTTAAAAGTCAACCTAGCACAAGCAATGATCCTAGAAAAGCCTTTGCTACACGAGCGATGTCCGTTTCAACGGCTCCTGTTCAGCAAGGTGCTATTAAAATCTTTTTTCAGGGTCTTGGAACCGTCATTCCTTTGTCCAATGTCGTTGTTAAAAGTCGTGTGGATGGGCAATTAATGGATATTTTATTCACCGAAGGACAAATGGTTAAACAAGGCGATGTTCTTGCAAAAATTGATGCAAGAAGCTTTGAAGTACAGCTCAAACAAGCGCAAGGGCAACTGTTGAAAGACCAAGCGCTCCTTGAAAATGCACTGATTGATTTAAAGCGTTATGAAGTGCTTTTGCAGCAAGATTCTATCTCCAAGCAAGTTTTAGACACCCAAACAGCCCTCGTGCATCAATACCAAGGGACGATAAAAGTAGACGAAGCCTCCATCGACAGCGCTAAACTGCAACTAGACTACAGCACGATTACAGCACCTACGAGCGGACGAATAGGTCTTCGCTTGGTCGATAAAGGCAATATGATCCACGCCTCCGATACCACAGGCTTAGCGGTGATTGCGCAAATCAATCCGATTTCAGCCACCTTTACCTTACCCGAAGACAAAGTTCCTGCCATCACCCAAGCTTTACACGACACGAAAACACTTGAAGTTGAAGCGTACGATCGAAGTGACTCCATACTCATCGCCAAAGGGCACCTTGCCAGTATGGACAATCAAATCGATACCGCAACAGGCACACTCAAATTCAAAGCAGAATTTGATAACACTGAGAACAAGCTCTTCCCCAATCAATTTGTTAACATTCATCTTTTAGTTACAACGAAGCAAAATGCACTGTATGTTCCCAGTGCAGCCATACAACACGGCTCGCAAGGTAATTTTGTTTACCGTGTCAAAGAAGATCAAACGGTGAGTGTGCAACAGGTTAAAATAAGCTCTACCCAAAATGGCAATTCGATCATTGAAGAGGGCTTAAACCTGAGCGACATCGTTGTAGTCGATGGTGTGGATAAATTGCGTGAAGGAAGCAAAGTTGACATGAACGCCACGAAAGAAACGCCTTCAAAAGCTTCTCGTACTAAAAACGATACGCAAAAATGA
- a CDS encoding MdtB/MuxB family multidrug efflux RND transporter permease subunit: MNPSRIFILRPIATSLVMLALLLAGSIGYRMLSLSALPEVDYPTIQVVTLYPGASPDVITSSITAPLERQFGQMPGLNQMLSTSSGGSSIITLQFDLKLALDVAEQEVQAAINAATSMLPTDLPTPPIYNKVNPADTPILTLAVTSKTMPLPVVQNLVDTRIAQKISQLSGVGLVSLSGGQKPAVRIQVNPKALSSYGISLETLRTIVTSANVNQAKGGFDGPKNASTIDANDQLKSAKEYENIIIAYTNGRAIRLTDVATVIDDAENVRLAAWKNTTPAILINIQRQPGSNVIEVVDRVKKLLPQLQESLPNAVEVSLLTDRTTTIRASVQDVKQELILAVILVVMVIFVFLRNIPATLIPSVAVPLSLVGTFGAMYLLGFSLNNLTLMALTIATGFVVDDAIVMIENIARYIEEGENPLDAALKGSKQIGFTIISLTISLLAVLIPLVFMQDVVGRLFREFAITLAVAILISAFISLTLTPMMSAKLLGKKPMNEQGKFYRYSGAIIDAMIQGYAKMLTWVLDRQKMILTIAVLTMFLNALLYVYIPKGFFPVQDTGAIQGITEAPQAISFSAMAQKQCELADKILENPDIESISSFIGVDGVNTTLNSGRILINLKPHDQRQHNAQEIIQALQTKLHDVEGITLYMQPIQDLSLEDRVSRTQYQFTLESANAKDLETWTPKIIEALHQLPQLRDVASDQQDQGLQIYVDIDRSTASRLGISVATIDAALYNAFGQRLISTIYTQTSQYRVILEVEPRYQMGPGALENLYVTSSTGVSIPLSAIAHTSERQTPLVINHLDQFPTTTISFNLAPNASLGDATEAIQHQKDTLGLPPSMELRFQGAAAAFQKSLTNTLLLILAAIVTMYIVLGVLYESYIHPLTILSTLPSAGVGALLMLLFTKNDLDIIAIIGIILLIGIVKKNAIMMIDFALEAERHQGQSPRNAIYQACLLRFRPILMTTLAALFSAIPLMVGTGVGSELRHPLGLVMVGGLLVSQVLTLFTTPVIYLFFDRLATRFKSLHVKH, translated from the coding sequence ATGAACCCTTCTCGCATCTTTATTTTAAGGCCTATCGCAACATCGTTGGTGATGCTTGCTCTCTTATTAGCAGGCAGTATCGGCTATCGCATGCTCTCATTATCGGCATTGCCTGAAGTTGATTACCCGACCATTCAAGTCGTCACGCTTTACCCAGGGGCGAGTCCTGATGTCATCACCTCTTCGATTACGGCTCCATTAGAGAGACAATTTGGGCAAATGCCAGGACTCAATCAAATGTTATCCACCAGTTCGGGCGGGTCTTCTATTATTACGTTGCAGTTTGATCTCAAATTGGCCTTAGACGTTGCCGAACAAGAGGTTCAAGCGGCCATCAATGCCGCTACATCTATGTTGCCAACCGATCTGCCCACGCCTCCTATTTACAACAAAGTCAATCCTGCGGATACGCCCATTTTAACCCTTGCCGTGACTTCTAAAACCATGCCACTGCCTGTGGTACAAAATTTGGTCGATACGCGTATTGCTCAAAAAATTTCACAATTAAGCGGTGTGGGGTTAGTCAGTTTAAGTGGAGGACAAAAACCCGCTGTTCGTATCCAAGTTAACCCCAAAGCGTTATCCTCTTATGGCATCTCTTTGGAGACGCTACGAACCATCGTCACTAGTGCTAATGTCAACCAAGCTAAAGGCGGATTTGACGGTCCTAAAAACGCCTCGACCATCGATGCTAATGATCAACTGAAATCTGCCAAAGAGTATGAAAATATTATTATCGCCTACACAAACGGCAGAGCTATTCGCCTTACCGACGTTGCAACCGTCATTGATGACGCTGAAAATGTACGTTTGGCGGCATGGAAAAATACCACACCTGCTATTTTGATCAATATTCAACGCCAACCTGGCTCCAACGTGATCGAAGTCGTCGATCGTGTCAAAAAACTTCTCCCTCAACTGCAAGAATCCTTACCCAATGCGGTGGAAGTTTCACTGCTCACGGACCGTACGACAACCATTCGTGCTTCGGTTCAAGATGTCAAACAGGAGCTCATCTTAGCGGTTATTTTGGTGGTGATGGTCATCTTTGTTTTTTTACGCAATATCCCTGCGACGTTAATTCCAAGCGTTGCCGTACCCCTTTCATTGGTCGGAACATTTGGGGCAATGTACCTTTTGGGCTTTAGCTTGAACAATTTAACGCTGATGGCGCTGACGATTGCCACAGGATTTGTTGTCGATGATGCTATTGTCATGATTGAAAATATCGCACGGTACATTGAAGAGGGAGAAAATCCCTTGGATGCAGCGCTCAAAGGCTCGAAACAGATTGGATTTACCATCATCTCTTTAACCATCTCACTTTTGGCGGTTTTAATTCCACTTGTTTTTATGCAAGATGTCGTTGGAAGACTGTTTCGTGAATTTGCCATCACCTTGGCTGTTGCTATTTTGATTTCAGCATTTATTTCCTTAACATTGACACCGATGATGAGCGCTAAATTGTTGGGTAAAAAACCGATGAATGAGCAGGGTAAATTTTACCGTTACAGTGGCGCTATCATTGATGCGATGATTCAAGGCTATGCCAAGATGCTCACATGGGTTCTTGATCGTCAAAAAATGATACTCACCATTGCTGTGTTAACCATGTTTTTAAATGCCTTGTTGTACGTGTACATTCCCAAAGGATTTTTTCCCGTCCAAGATACGGGTGCTATTCAAGGGATCACCGAAGCACCACAAGCCATTTCCTTTAGCGCTATGGCACAAAAACAGTGTGAGCTTGCCGATAAAATCTTAGAAAATCCCGATATCGAGAGTATTTCCTCTTTTATCGGCGTTGATGGTGTGAATACCACACTCAATAGTGGACGCATTCTCATCAACCTTAAGCCCCATGATCAACGTCAACACAATGCGCAAGAGATCATTCAAGCACTTCAAACGAAGCTTCATGATGTAGAGGGCATTACGCTTTACATGCAACCCATTCAAGACTTGAGCCTTGAAGATAGGGTGAGTCGAACTCAATACCAATTTACCTTAGAGAGTGCCAATGCCAAAGACCTTGAGACATGGACACCCAAAATTATCGAAGCGCTCCATCAGCTTCCACAATTAAGAGATGTTGCAAGCGATCAACAAGATCAAGGACTTCAAATCTACGTCGATATTGACCGCTCGACCGCAAGTCGTTTGGGCATTAGTGTTGCGACCATCGATGCGGCACTCTACAATGCGTTCGGACAACGTTTAATCTCAACCATTTACACACAAACCAGCCAATATCGCGTTATTTTGGAAGTAGAACCTCGGTATCAAATGGGACCTGGTGCGCTTGAAAACCTTTACGTCACGAGTAGCACGGGGGTGAGCATTCCACTCAGTGCTATCGCCCATACCAGCGAGCGCCAAACGCCTTTAGTCATCAATCATCTGGATCAATTTCCGACCACAACCATTTCATTTAACCTTGCACCCAACGCCTCTTTGGGCGATGCAACAGAGGCGATCCAACATCAAAAAGATACGCTTGGGTTACCCCCTAGTATGGAATTACGCTTTCAAGGAGCGGCGGCGGCATTTCAAAAATCACTGACCAATACGTTACTTCTTATTCTTGCAGCCATTGTGACTATGTATATTGTTTTAGGTGTTCTATACGAAAGTTATATCCATCCTCTTACCATTCTTTCAACACTTCCTTCTGCGGGGGTGGGAGCTCTTTTGATGCTCTTATTTACCAAAAATGATCTGGACATTATCGCCATTATTGGTATTATTTTATTAATTGGTATCGTTAAAAAGAATGCCATTATGATGATTGATTTTGCCCTTGAAGCAGAACGTCATCAAGGACAATCACCACGAAATGCCATCTATCAAGCCTGTTTATTGCGTTTTCGTCCTATTTTAATGACCACCTTAGCCGCACTTTTTTCAGCGATTCCCTTGATGGTCGGAACAGGCGTTGGCTCTGAATTAAGACATCCATTAGGGCTTGTAATGGTGGGAGGATTGCTCGTAAGCCAAGTGTTAACCCTGTTCACGACACCCGTCATTTATCTCTTTTTTGATCGTTTGGCTACGCGATTCAAATCTTTACATGTAAAGCATTAG
- a CDS encoding multidrug efflux RND transporter permease subunit produces the protein MHLSAPFIARHVATTLLTIGIVLAGALAFGLLPVSPLPQVAFPTISVSASLPGASPETMAATVATPLERSLGRIAGVTEMTSSSSMGSTRVTLQFDLDRDINGAARDVQAAINASLSLLPTGMLSNPTYRKVNPADAPILILSMTSDTLTQAQMYDAASTILAQKLSQVEGIGQVIVGGSSLPAVRVEINPSSLNHYGISFETLRTSINATNANRPKGTVEDAEHHWQIGANDQAKKAADYRPLIVSYHNGAPVLLQDVATVIDSNQDLHNAGSANGKPSVLLILFRQPDANIIQTVDAVVESLPWLSSSIPQGIDLKIAMDRTPTIRASLHEVERTLIISLFLVIAVVFLFLRNWRAALIPSVAVPASLIGTFAIMYLLGYSLDNLSLMALTIATGFVVDDAIVVLENISKKMEQGLSAFEAALAGSKEVGFTVLSMSLSLIAVFLPILLMGGIIGRLFREFAIVLSIAIIISLIVSLTTTPMMCAYLLKAPEKKQGRVAELNERVFTKILNAYERSLAWAIRHSKLMLALFFTTIGITIALYIIIPKGFFPQQDTGRIIGGIQADQSISFQAMSQKLSTFVSIVKADPAIENVIAYTGGQQANSGRMFISLKPLSERKISADKVIARLRGKLAHVPGANLFLVPVQDIRIGGRQSNAQYEYTLQSDDLSTLREWEPIVRKTLMQLPQIIDVSSDQEIKGSQTKLVINRDAASRLGITASMIDAVLNDSFGQRTISTIYNPLNQYRVVLEVDPKFSQYPNALDSVYIITSDGSQVPLSAFSHYEPSLTSLGVNHQGQFAAATLSFNLPLGVSLSEASDAITSAVEKLNLPVSIHGSFQGSANAFKASLQSQPLLILAAILTVYIVLGILYESYIHPLTILSTLPSAGVGALLALMAFHTEFNIIALIGVILLIGIVKKNAIMMIDFAIAAQRNEGLSASNAIQKACSLRFRPIMMTTMAALLGAIPLAIGFGDGAELRQGLGISIVGGLILSQLLTLYTTPVIYLYGEKIRSKFSKTPQP, from the coding sequence ATGCATCTCAGCGCCCCTTTCATCGCAAGACATGTCGCAACAACACTGTTAACGATTGGTATTGTTTTAGCAGGCGCCCTTGCGTTTGGCTTGTTGCCCGTTTCTCCTTTACCACAAGTGGCTTTCCCGACGATTTCTGTCTCGGCCTCTTTACCAGGTGCAAGCCCTGAAACGATGGCAGCGACGGTCGCAACGCCTCTAGAGCGTAGTCTTGGGCGTATCGCTGGGGTAACGGAGATGACCTCATCCAGTTCGATGGGGTCTACTCGCGTCACCTTGCAATTTGATTTGGATCGCGACATTAACGGTGCGGCACGCGATGTTCAAGCGGCCATTAATGCCTCTTTATCGCTTTTACCTACAGGTATGCTCAGCAATCCAACGTACCGAAAAGTCAATCCTGCCGACGCTCCGATATTGATCCTCTCCATGACATCTGACACCCTGACACAAGCGCAAATGTATGATGCGGCTTCAACCATTTTAGCGCAAAAACTTTCACAGGTTGAGGGTATCGGACAAGTCATTGTAGGAGGTAGTTCTCTGCCTGCGGTACGGGTTGAAATCAATCCCTCAAGCCTCAACCATTACGGCATTAGTTTTGAAACACTACGTACAAGCATCAACGCAACCAACGCCAATCGCCCCAAAGGCACGGTGGAAGACGCTGAACACCATTGGCAAATAGGGGCAAACGATCAAGCCAAAAAAGCCGCAGATTATAGGCCTCTTATCGTTTCGTATCACAATGGAGCACCCGTTTTACTCCAAGATGTTGCAACCGTGATCGATTCCAACCAAGATTTGCACAATGCAGGCTCGGCAAACGGTAAACCTTCGGTTCTACTCATCTTATTTCGCCAGCCCGATGCCAATATTATCCAAACGGTCGATGCAGTCGTAGAGTCACTGCCATGGCTCTCCTCATCCATTCCTCAAGGAATCGACTTAAAAATTGCAATGGATAGAACGCCCACCATTCGTGCATCACTTCATGAAGTCGAGCGAACGCTTATTATTTCTCTTTTTCTTGTGATTGCCGTTGTCTTTTTATTTTTGCGTAATTGGCGTGCGGCGTTAATCCCCAGTGTTGCAGTACCCGCTTCGCTGATAGGGACATTTGCCATCATGTACTTGCTTGGCTACAGCCTTGATAACCTCTCCTTGATGGCCTTGACCATCGCCACAGGATTTGTCGTGGATGATGCTATCGTTGTTTTGGAAAACATCTCCAAAAAGATGGAACAAGGCTTGAGTGCTTTTGAAGCAGCCCTTGCGGGGAGTAAAGAGGTTGGCTTTACCGTCTTATCGATGAGCTTATCGTTGATTGCAGTTTTCTTACCCATTTTACTGATGGGAGGCATTATAGGGCGTCTGTTTAGAGAATTTGCAATCGTACTCTCCATTGCCATTATCATTTCACTAATTGTTTCACTGACAACAACACCGATGATGTGTGCCTATTTACTCAAAGCTCCCGAAAAAAAACAGGGTCGGGTAGCTGAGCTCAACGAAAGAGTGTTTACCAAAATTTTAAACGCGTATGAGCGCTCTTTGGCATGGGCGATTCGCCACTCAAAGTTGATGCTCGCCCTCTTTTTTACGACGATTGGCATTACCATTGCTTTATACATCATCATTCCTAAAGGGTTTTTCCCTCAACAAGATACGGGACGGATTATAGGGGGAATTCAAGCGGATCAATCTATCTCGTTTCAAGCCATGTCTCAAAAACTGAGTACGTTTGTCTCCATTGTCAAAGCCGATCCTGCCATTGAAAATGTCATTGCCTACACAGGAGGACAACAGGCCAATAGTGGGCGAATGTTCATTAGTCTCAAGCCTTTGTCGGAACGTAAAATTTCGGCCGATAAAGTTATTGCGAGACTGAGAGGTAAACTAGCCCACGTTCCAGGTGCCAATCTGTTTTTAGTTCCCGTACAAGATATCCGAATCGGAGGAAGGCAATCAAATGCACAATACGAATACACCCTTCAATCCGATGACTTAAGCACTTTACGCGAATGGGAGCCCATCGTTCGTAAAACATTGATGCAACTTCCCCAAATTATCGATGTGAGCAGTGACCAAGAGATTAAAGGCTCCCAAACAAAACTGGTAATCAACCGTGATGCGGCCTCAAGACTGGGCATTACCGCAAGTATGATTGATGCCGTTTTAAACGATTCTTTTGGACAACGCACAATCTCGACCATCTATAATCCTCTGAACCAATATCGTGTGGTGTTGGAGGTCGATCCCAAATTTTCGCAGTATCCTAACGCCTTAGATTCGGTCTATATCATTACCAGTGATGGCTCACAAGTACCCTTATCAGCTTTTAGTCATTATGAGCCTTCACTCACCTCTTTGGGGGTTAACCACCAAGGACAATTTGCCGCCGCAACACTCTCGTTCAATCTTCCCCTTGGCGTTTCGCTCTCTGAAGCCTCCGATGCAATCACTTCTGCGGTTGAAAAATTGAATTTACCCGTTTCAATTCACGGAAGTTTTCAAGGTAGCGCCAATGCCTTTAAAGCGTCCCTTCAGAGCCAACCGCTGTTAATCTTAGCTGCCATTTTAACGGTTTACATCGTACTGGGTATTTTGTATGAAAGCTATATTCACCCACTTACCATTCTTTCTACTCTGCCTTCTGCGGGCGTGGGTGCCCTGCTCGCCCTCATGGCCTTTCATACGGAATTTAATATCATCGCGCTTATAGGTGTCATTTTACTCATCGGTATCGTCAAAAAAAATGCCATTATGATGATCGACTTTGCCATTGCTGCGCAAAGAAATGAAGGACTATCCGCAAGTAATGCTATTCAAAAAGCGTGTAGTTTGCGTTTTAGACCTATTATGATGACGACAATGGCAGCCCTTTTAGGCGCGATCCCTTTAGCCATAGGATTTGGAGATGGGGCAGAATTACGCCAAGGGCTCGGTATTTCTATTGTAGGAGGCTTGATTTTAAGCCAATTATTGACGTTATATACGACACCCGTCATTTATCTGTACGGTGAAAAAATTCGTTCGAAATTTTCCAAGACACCTCAACCATGA